A window from Triplophysa dalaica isolate WHDGS20190420 chromosome 3, ASM1584641v1, whole genome shotgun sequence encodes these proteins:
- the LOC130417513 gene encoding gastrula zinc finger protein XlCGF57.1-like, whose translation MKDESDELNGLEETHQYQKPHHFKMEEISSDCSEMKNTSSQTWQCTKTRESFTCPHCEEGFALKRDFDLHIRVHTGEEMFTCPQCGEHFSCGEQLGDHIRTHIEERPFSCLQCGKSFKQKDTLNTHMIIHTGERPYPCPQCGKSFRENGTLNKHMIIHTGERPYTCVECGKSFRRNNALNNHMIIHTGERPYTCVQCGKSFRENGTLNKHMIIHTGERPYTCVECGKSFRRNNALNNHMIIHTGERPYTCVQCGKSFRQNGALNNHMRIHTGERPYTCVQCGKSFRRNSALNEHMRVHTGERPYTCVQCGKSFRQNGALNEHMRVHTGERPYTCVQCGKSFRQNGALNEHMRVHTGERPYTCVQCGKSFRQNGALNEHTRIHTGERPYTCVQCGKSFRHNGMLNEHMKIHTVHCPYPCPQCGKSFRQSRGLNKHMKIHTVDCPYTCPQCGKSFKENGALKEHMRIHTGERP comes from the coding sequence ATGAAAGATGAAAGTGATGAACTGAATGGACTGGAGGAGACACATCAGTATCAGAAACCTCATCATTTCAAAATGGAAGAAATATCTTCTGATTGCTCGGAGATGAAAAATACTTCTTCACAAACATGGCAATGCACGAAAACAAGAGAATCTTTCACTTGCCCTCATTGTGAAGAGGGCTTTGCTTTGAAAAGAGACTTTGATCTGCACATAAGAGTCCACACTGGAGAAGAGATGTTCACCTGCCCTCAGTGTGGAGAACATTTCTCGTGCGGAGAACAACTTGGAGACCACATAAGAACTCACATTGAAGAGCGCCCGTTCTcatgtcttcagtgtggaaagagttttaaacaaaagGATACACTTAATACTCACATGataattcacactggagagcggccATACccgtgtcctcagtgtggaaagagttttagagAGAATGGCACGCTTAATAAACACATGataattcacaccggagagcgTCCGTACACGTGTGTTGAGTGTGGAAAAAGTTTTAGACGGAATAATGCGCTTAATAACCACATGataattcacactggagagcgcccgtacacgtgtgttcagtgtggaaagagttttagagAGAATGGCACGCTTAATAAACACATGataattcacaccggagagcgTCCGTACACGTGTGTTGAGTGTGGAAAAAGTTTTAGACGGAATAATGCGCTTAATAACCACATGataattcacactggagagcgcccgtacacgtgtgttcagtgtggaaagagttttagacAGAATGGTGCGCTTAATAACCACATGAGAAtccacactggagagcgcccatacacctgtgttcagtgtggaaagagttttagacGGAATAGTGCGCTCAATGAacacatgagagttcacactggagagcgcccgtacacgtgtgttcagtgtggaaagagttttagacAGAATGGTGCGCTTAATGAacacatgagagttcacactggagagcgcccatacacctgtgttcagtgtggaaagagttttagacAGAATGGTGCGCTTAATGAacacatgagagttcacactggagagcgcccatacacctgtgttcagtgtggaaagagttttagacAGAATGGTGCGCTTAATGAACACacgagaattcacactggagagcgcccgtacacatgtgttcagtgtggaaagagttttagacACAACGGTATGCtcaatgaacacatgaaaattcacactGTACACTGCCCGTACccgtgtcctcagtgtggaaagagtttcagacaGAGCAGGGGGCttaataaacacatgaaaattcacactGTAGACTGCCCGTACacgtgtcctcagtgtggaaagagttttaaagaGAATGGTGCGCTCAAggaacacatgagaattcacactggagagcgcccgtaG